One region of Phragmites australis chromosome 18, lpPhrAust1.1, whole genome shotgun sequence genomic DNA includes:
- the LOC133899543 gene encoding polycomb group protein FIE2, protein MAKLGPGQGLGCEAAEGSLVPTRKREYKPCGKHTEGKRPLYAIGFNFMDARYYDVFATVGGNRVTTYRCLENGSFALLQAYIDEDKDESFYTLSWARDHADGSPLLVAAGSNGIIQVINCATEKLAKSFVGHGDSINEIRTQALKPSLIISASKDESVRLWNVHTGICILIFAGAGGHRNEVLSVDFHPSDIERFASCGMDNTVKIWSIKEFWPYVDKSYSWTDLPSKFPTKYVQFPVLIAAVHSNYVDCTRWLGDFILSKSVDNEIVLWEPKTKEQSPGEGSIDILQKYPVPECDIWFIKFSCDFHFNQLAIGNREGKIYVWEVQSSPPSLIARLTNPQCKSAIRQTAVSFDGSTILGAGEDGTIWRWDEVDHPSAKN, encoded by the exons ATGGCGAAGCTGGGCCCCGGGCAGGGGCTGGGGtgcgaggcggcggaggggtcGCTCGTGCCCACCCGGAAGCGGGAGTACAAGCCCTGCGGCAAGCACACCGAGGGGAAGCGCCCGCTCTACGCCATCGGCTTCAACTTCATGGACGCCCGCTATTACGACGTCTTCGCCACCGTAGGCGGCAACCGC GTGACAACTTACCGCTGCCTTGAGAATGGTAGTTTTGCTCTTCTACAAGCATACATTGATGAGGAT AAGGATGAGTCATTCTACACTCTAAGCTGGGCCCGTGATCATGCTGATGGCTCGCCGCTGTTGGTAGCAGCAGGAAGCAATGGGATCATTCAAGTCATCAACTGCGCCACCGAGAAGTTGGCTAAG AGCTTTGTTGGCCATGGTGATTCAATAAACGAGATAAGAACTCAAGCGCTGAAGCCTTCGCTCATCATTTCTGCAAGCAAG GATGAATCTGTTAGGCTATGGAATGTCCATACAGGGATTTGCATCTTGATTTTTGCTGGAGCAGGAGGTCATCGGAATGAAGTATTGAGTGTT GACTTCCACCCTAGTGATATCGAACGCTTTGCAAGTTGTGGCATGGACAACACTGTGAAAATCTGGTCAATTAAAG AATTTTGGCCATATGTTGACAAATCATATTCATGGACTGACCTTCCATCAAAGTTTCCAACAAAATATGTCCAATTTCCG GTCTTAATTGCTGCTGTACACTCTAATTATGTTGATTGTACTAGGTGGCTTGGTGACTTCATCCTGTCAAAG AGTGTTGACAATGAAATTGTGCTTTGGgaaccaaaaacaaaagaacaaagtCCTGGGGAG GGTTCCATTGATATTCTTCAGAAGTACCCTGTGCCAGAGTGTGATATCTGGTTTATCAAATTTTCATGTGATTTTCACTTCAATCAATTGGCAATAG GCAACCGTGAAGGTAAAATCTATGTCTGGGAAGTACAGTCCAGCCCACCTTCTCTAATTGCTCG GCTAACTAATCCGCAATGCAAATCAGCAATAAGGCAGACTGCAGTGTCGTTTGATGGAAG CACAATCCTCGGAGCTGGTGAGGATGGCACCATATGGCGATGGGACGAAGTGGATCATCCAAGCGCCAAAAACTGA
- the LOC133899661 gene encoding vascular-related unknown protein 1-like, translating to MESSTEGLSSTANHSFSGDGDGDGEASEESGWTSYIDYFMETQGRQKEEESSVADPSADDVGRRSTSECSAECAVGGSTRLPALVEPSEASRRLRLKKEGRTTKKVLYDESLEDTATSPISSPKLIELRDSDANHQSKEFSHSKKTTVDDKFGRDNHINNGNGANTTTDMIDHDGAYDNNELRKKGLCLVPVSAFHV from the exons ATGGAGAGCTCAACCGAAGGCCTCTCTTCCACGGCCAACCACTCCTtctccggcgacggcgacggcgacggcgaggccTCCGAGGAGAGCGGCTGGACGTCCTACATCGACTACTTCATGGAGACACAGGGGCGACAGAAGGAAGAGGAAAGCAGTGTTGCTGATCCCTCAGCTGACGATGTCGGACGTCGTTCTACATCGGAGTGCAGCGCTGAGTGTGCAGTAGGAGGCTCGACACGGCTGCCGGCGCTCGTCGAGCCATCGGAGGCGTCTAGGAGGTTGAGACTCAAGAAGGAGGGGAGGACGACGAAGAAGGTCCTGTATGATGAGTCGTTGGAGGATACTGCCACCTCTCCTATCAGTAGCCCTAAG TTGATTGAGTTGAGGGATTCAGATGCCAACCACCAGAGCAAAGAGTTTTCCCATTCTAAG AAGACTACTGTGGATGATAAATTTGGACGCGATAACCATATCAACAATGGCAATGGAGCAAACACAACTACAGACATGATCGACCATGATGGTGCATATGACAACAATGAGCTGAGGAAGAAAGGCCTTTGCTTGGTCCCTGTGTCTGCTTTCCATGTATAG